In Ferribacterium limneticum, a genomic segment contains:
- the ppk1 gene encoding polyphosphate kinase 1: MTHPLPKPRFPTENYLNRELGLLAFNRRVLAQAEDERMPLLERLRFLCIVSSNLDEFFEIRMAGLKEQVKAHATVTTTDGKTAQEAYRLVSAEAHAIVTEQYQHLNDIILPALANEGIRFLRRSTWNEAQREWIRNYFIREMVPVLTPIGLDPSHPFPKVLNKSLNFAIELEGKDAFGRSSNAAIVQAPRVLPRVIRLPEELAGCEYGFVFLSSILHEFVGELFTGMTVLGCYQFRATRNSDLFVDEEEVTNLRTKLQGELPQRHFGNAVRLEVANNCSEAMAEFLLAQFALKPSDLFRVNGPVNLVRLMQVPDWVDRPDMKFRPFVPGLPKVVGKGVNIFDTIRKTDVLLHHPYQSFAPVIEFLNQAATDPQVVAIKMTVYRTGTDSVLMESLIRAAQNGKEVTVVVELMARFDEEANISWATKLEDVGAHVVYGVVGYKTHAKALLIVRREDGGLKRYAHLGTGNYHPRTARLYSDFGLMTANEEITNDVSEVFKQLTGLGKARTLKHLWQAPFTLQQNVVAGILAEAETAKAGGKGRIVAKMNSLLEPEVIDALYQASQAGVEIDLIIRGVCALRPGVPGLSDKIRVRSIIGRFLEHHRIFYFLAGGKETVYLSSADWMDRNFFKRIELAFPILDPKLKKRVINEGLKFYLADNQQGWDMNGQGNYQRRRSTRSKPHNAQGELMVTLGTS, encoded by the coding sequence ATGACCCATCCGCTGCCCAAACCCCGCTTCCCGACCGAAAATTACCTCAACCGCGAACTCGGTTTGCTCGCCTTCAACCGGCGCGTTCTGGCCCAGGCCGAGGACGAGCGCATGCCACTGCTCGAACGCCTGCGTTTCCTGTGCATCGTCTCGAGCAACCTCGACGAATTCTTCGAAATCCGCATGGCTGGCCTCAAGGAGCAGGTCAAGGCGCACGCCACCGTCACCACCACCGACGGCAAGACGGCCCAGGAGGCCTACCGGCTGGTCTCGGCCGAGGCGCACGCCATCGTCACCGAGCAGTACCAGCACCTCAACGACATCATCCTGCCGGCACTGGCCAACGAAGGCATCCGCTTCCTGCGCCGGTCGACGTGGAACGAGGCGCAGCGCGAGTGGATCCGCAATTATTTCATCCGCGAAATGGTGCCGGTGCTGACGCCGATCGGACTAGACCCGTCGCACCCCTTCCCGAAAGTGCTCAACAAGAGTTTGAACTTTGCCATCGAACTCGAAGGCAAGGATGCCTTCGGACGCAGTTCCAACGCCGCCATCGTCCAGGCACCGCGCGTCCTGCCGCGCGTTATCCGCTTGCCGGAGGAACTGGCCGGCTGTGAATACGGCTTCGTTTTCCTGTCGTCGATCCTGCATGAATTCGTCGGCGAACTATTCACCGGCATGACCGTCCTCGGCTGCTACCAGTTCCGCGCCACGCGCAATTCCGACCTCTTCGTCGACGAAGAAGAAGTCACCAACCTGCGCACCAAGCTGCAGGGCGAGTTGCCGCAACGCCATTTCGGCAATGCCGTGCGTCTTGAAGTCGCCAACAACTGCTCCGAGGCGATGGCCGAATTCCTCCTCGCCCAGTTTGCCCTCAAGCCATCCGATCTTTTCCGCGTCAATGGTCCGGTCAATCTGGTCCGCCTCATGCAAGTGCCGGACTGGGTTGATCGCCCGGACATGAAATTCCGCCCCTTCGTACCCGGCCTGCCCAAGGTCGTCGGCAAGGGTGTCAATATTTTCGACACCATCCGCAAGACCGACGTCCTGCTCCATCACCCCTATCAGTCCTTCGCGCCGGTCATCGAGTTTCTCAACCAGGCGGCGACCGACCCGCAGGTGGTCGCCATCAAGATGACGGTGTACCGCACCGGCACCGACTCGGTGCTCATGGAATCGCTGATCCGCGCTGCCCAGAACGGCAAGGAAGTCACCGTCGTCGTCGAACTGATGGCGCGCTTTGACGAGGAAGCCAATATCAGCTGGGCGACCAAGCTCGAAGACGTCGGCGCCCACGTCGTTTATGGCGTCGTCGGCTACAAGACGCACGCCAAGGCGCTGCTCATCGTGCGCCGCGAAGACGGCGGCCTCAAGCGCTACGCCCACCTCGGCACCGGCAACTACCACCCGCGCACCGCCCGCCTCTATTCCGACTTCGGCCTGATGACGGCCAACGAGGAAATCACCAACGACGTCAGCGAAGTGTTCAAGCAACTGACCGGACTGGGCAAGGCGCGCACACTCAAACACCTGTGGCAGGCACCGTTCACACTGCAGCAAAATGTCGTTGCCGGCATTCTTGCCGAAGCAGAAACCGCCAAAGCCGGCGGCAAGGGGCGCATCGTCGCCAAGATGAATTCGCTGCTCGAACCGGAAGTCATCGATGCGCTCTACCAGGCGTCGCAGGCCGGCGTCGAGATCGACCTCATCATCCGCGGCGTCTGCGCCCTGCGCCCCGGCGTTCCCGGGCTTTCCGACAAGATTCGCGTGCGTTCGATCATCGGCCGCTTCCTCGAACACCACCGGATTTTCTACTTCCTGGCCGGTGGCAAGGAAACCGTCTATCTCTCCAGCGCCGACTGGATGGACCGCAATTTCTTCAAGCGCATCGAACTCGCCTTCCCCATCCTCGACCCCAAGCTCAAGAAGCGCGTCATCAACGAAGGCCTCAAGTTCTACCTGGCCGACAACCAGCAGGGCTGGGACATGAACGGCCAAGGCAACTACCAGCGTCGCCGCTCGACACGCAGCAAACCGCATAATGCCCAGGGCGAACTGATGGTGACACTGGGCACCAGCTGA
- a CDS encoding class I adenylate-forming enzyme family protein, producing the protein MAAPTSLAQHLRQAASEHPHSAALLVAGHCLSFADLFAASENLAGQLANRPGTIIEAGDSLHLARHAYACSFQNWPFFPVDRGSAPPAIKQPPADVALIIATSGSEGKPRAVLLGNAQLDAAAANSNERLPLHPGDLWLNCLPLYHIGGQSILWRCARAGAGVLLHDGFVTEQVAADLVALSVTHISLVPAMLARLLDLGAKPPASLRVALIGGAALTQSLYDRAVAAGWPLYPSYGMSETAAQFATFDPADGDWHEGLVGRPMPGHDIRIGADGRLQVRGPQVMRSYLDGSGIDADGWLTTGDLGLIDAAGRLTILGRADDMLISGGRNVHPQEIESCLAACPGVLDVAVTGRPDPVWGDLVVALVVGPVAPDDLIAHARRHLPSAALPRQIHAVERLPRNPTGKLERAALRRLAAEAAQ; encoded by the coding sequence ATGGCAGCCCCCACATCTCTGGCTCAGCATCTCCGGCAGGCCGCGAGCGAACATCCGCATAGCGCCGCATTGCTGGTTGCCGGCCACTGCCTGAGCTTTGCCGATCTGTTCGCCGCTAGCGAAAATCTCGCTGGCCAGCTCGCCAACCGCCCAGGAACCATCATCGAAGCCGGCGACAGCCTGCATCTGGCCCGCCACGCCTACGCCTGCAGTTTTCAAAATTGGCCGTTTTTTCCGGTTGACCGTGGAAGTGCGCCCCCGGCGATCAAACAGCCACCGGCCGACGTCGCCCTGATCATCGCGACCAGCGGCAGCGAGGGCAAGCCGCGCGCCGTGCTGCTCGGCAACGCCCAGCTCGACGCCGCTGCCGCCAACTCGAACGAACGCCTGCCGCTGCACCCCGGCGATCTCTGGCTCAACTGCCTGCCGCTCTACCACATCGGCGGCCAGTCCATTTTGTGGCGCTGTGCCCGGGCTGGCGCCGGCGTGCTGCTCCACGACGGCTTCGTCACCGAGCAAGTTGCCGCCGACCTCGTCGCCCTGTCGGTCACCCACATTTCGCTGGTCCCGGCCATGCTCGCCCGGCTCCTCGACCTCGGCGCCAAACCGCCGGCCAGCCTGCGCGTTGCGCTGATCGGCGGCGCCGCGCTGACGCAATCACTCTACGACCGGGCCGTGGCTGCCGGCTGGCCGCTCTACCCGAGCTACGGCATGAGCGAAACGGCGGCCCAGTTCGCCACCTTCGACCCGGCTGACGGCGACTGGCATGAAGGCCTGGTCGGCCGGCCGATGCCCGGCCACGACATCCGCATCGGCGCCGACGGCCGCCTGCAGGTGCGCGGCCCGCAGGTCATGCGCAGCTATCTCGACGGCAGCGGCATCGACGCCGACGGTTGGCTGACCACCGGCGACCTCGGCCTGATCGACGCCGCCGGTCGCCTGACCATCCTCGGCCGAGCCGACGACATGCTGATCAGCGGCGGCCGCAACGTGCATCCGCAGGAAATCGAATCCTGCCTCGCCGCCTGCCCCGGCGTCCTCGATGTCGCCGTCACCGGCCGGCCCGACCCGGTCTGGGGCGACCTCGTCGTCGCCCTCGTCGTCGGCCCCGTCGCCCCGGACGACCTGATCGCCCACGCCCGCCGTCATCTGCCATCGGCCGCCTTGCCGCGCCAAATCCACGCCGTCGAGCGCCTGCCGCGCAACCCCACCGGCAAGCTCGAACGGGCCGCGCTACGCCGTCTCGCCGCCGAGGCCGCTCAATGA
- a CDS encoding DUF5666 domain-containing protein — MKRYLLSLVVAAFPLVAWSGPVCVDPEHPGKSHQARDGIGGIGGTGSPATDKTIGHNTEPGGGGIGGTGSPALGGDEGGGIGGTGAPVADGASVGIVGVVSGFASVCVNGVEVHFDHGVPVNENGDPSSADKLAVGQVVSIDATNSPKGLQARNIAILNALEGPITKLSHGGKMIQVLGQNVAVGPNTRGPGKGLAIGQLVKVSALAGADGTLVATRVQPSPNLKQAGALGQVVSSGKQSRVGGVAVSAAVDASAALVRGKWTGSELVPTSVTADPTYRFKNSASRILLEGLVQTSDGRGKITAGGVELSLPNATASQMKSLQPNRRIFVDAKVGRSGQLVVSHFELASSENRSAPLPKNAERTHGTSSTKADSSETTRSTEKTETSERVEKGESAEKSEKSEKSEKSEKSEKSEKSEKSEKAEKAEKVEKSEKAEKAEKAEKAEKAEKAEKAEKVEKVEKVEKAEKVERAEKVERAEKVERAEKVERVERRERH; from the coding sequence ATGAAACGTTATCTTCTGTCGCTCGTCGTTGCCGCTTTCCCTCTGGTCGCTTGGTCCGGCCCGGTTTGCGTCGATCCCGAGCATCCAGGGAAAAGCCATCAGGCGCGGGATGGGATCGGCGGCATTGGCGGTACCGGCAGCCCTGCCACAGACAAGACAATCGGCCACAATACCGAACCGGGTGGCGGCGGCATCGGCGGCACGGGATCCCCTGCGCTCGGCGGCGACGAGGGAGGGGGCATCGGTGGAACTGGCGCCCCCGTTGCCGACGGAGCATCGGTTGGCATTGTCGGTGTTGTCAGCGGATTTGCCTCCGTTTGTGTAAACGGGGTCGAAGTTCATTTCGACCATGGCGTCCCGGTCAACGAAAACGGCGACCCGTCGTCGGCTGACAAGCTGGCGGTCGGCCAGGTTGTCTCGATCGACGCCACCAATTCCCCCAAGGGACTGCAAGCGCGAAACATCGCCATTCTGAACGCCCTTGAAGGGCCCATCACCAAGCTGTCGCACGGCGGCAAAATGATTCAGGTCCTCGGGCAAAACGTGGCGGTCGGGCCAAACACCCGCGGACCGGGCAAGGGATTGGCCATCGGCCAACTCGTCAAGGTCAGCGCCCTCGCCGGTGCTGATGGCACGCTGGTCGCAACGCGCGTCCAGCCCAGCCCGAACCTCAAGCAAGCAGGCGCGCTGGGACAAGTCGTCAGCTCAGGCAAACAGTCCCGGGTCGGCGGGGTTGCTGTTAGCGCTGCGGTCGACGCCAGCGCGGCACTGGTCAGAGGCAAATGGACGGGCAGCGAACTGGTTCCGACCAGCGTCACAGCCGATCCGACCTACCGGTTCAAGAATAGCGCCAGCAGAATCCTGCTCGAGGGTCTGGTTCAGACCTCCGATGGTCGCGGAAAAATTACGGCTGGCGGGGTGGAGTTGTCGCTGCCCAATGCGACGGCCAGCCAGATGAAGTCCCTGCAACCGAATCGGCGAATTTTTGTAGACGCCAAGGTCGGGCGCTCGGGCCAACTCGTGGTCAGTCATTTTGAACTGGCGAGCAGCGAAAACCGCAGTGCACCACTGCCAAAGAACGCCGAACGAACCCATGGCACTTCGTCCACCAAGGCGGATAGCAGCGAAACAACAAGATCGACCGAAAAAACCGAAACGTCTGAGCGGGTGGAGAAGGGCGAGAGCGCCGAGAAGTCCGAGAAGTCCGAGAAGTCCGAGAAGTCCGAGAAGTCCGAGAAGTCCGAGAAGTCCGAGAAGTCCGAGAAGGCTGAGAAGGCTGAGAAGGTCGAGAAGTCCGAGAAGGCTGAGAAGGCTGAGAAGGCCGAGAAGGCCGAGAAGGCCGAGAAGGCCGAGAAGGCCGAGAAGGTCGAGAAGGTCGAGAAGGTCGAGAAGGCTGAGAAGGTCGAGCGAGCTGAGAAGGTCGAGCGAGCTGAGAAGGTCGAGCGAGCTGAGAAGGTCGAACGGGTCGAAAGGCGGGAACGGCATTGA
- a CDS encoding sensor domain-containing diguanylate cyclase, whose protein sequence is MTENPMQSAKASRINSAGSMGGLLGLFVIACVEFQRLWPTGTSLIYLLVSLPLLLIWIAHQAGWTVAERNAGLAVDIAIYVLVIASLGIRFGAGQPASELASTLLFWAPLVAAWWAWRYQQLPLRLWLLLGGFFVVLTWPLASDHERLDEHLILSLLIALIVRYAHRSTPPNPDSTMNLRDALTGLPSPECFEAELAHVSAISDRYRLPLSLIACRIGRLETGHLSDDQLCQCAEAVTNRLRTSDTATQWDPSTFMILLPNTPEISANNVANEIRKALEHFNFGQNFRLTVSIATVEHESGEDPMSTVSALENKLANTDE, encoded by the coding sequence ATGACTGAAAATCCTATGCAATCTGCAAAAGCCAGCCGCATCAACTCTGCGGGCTCAATGGGCGGCCTGCTTGGCCTCTTCGTCATTGCCTGCGTCGAATTCCAGCGCCTCTGGCCGACCGGCACCAGCCTGATTTATTTGCTCGTCAGCCTGCCGCTCCTGCTCATCTGGATTGCCCATCAGGCCGGATGGACGGTTGCCGAGCGCAATGCCGGCCTGGCCGTCGACATCGCCATTTACGTACTGGTCATTGCCAGCCTGGGAATACGCTTTGGTGCCGGCCAGCCAGCCTCGGAACTGGCCTCGACGTTATTATTCTGGGCGCCCCTCGTCGCCGCCTGGTGGGCCTGGCGCTATCAACAACTCCCGCTCCGGCTGTGGCTGCTGCTTGGCGGCTTTTTTGTCGTGTTGACCTGGCCGCTCGCCAGCGACCACGAACGACTGGATGAACACCTGATTCTCTCGCTCCTGATCGCCTTGATCGTGCGTTATGCCCACCGTTCAACGCCGCCGAATCCGGATAGCACCATGAACCTGCGCGATGCGCTGACCGGACTGCCGTCGCCCGAATGCTTTGAGGCCGAGCTGGCCCACGTCTCGGCAATTTCCGACCGCTACCGGCTCCCGCTCTCGCTGATCGCTTGCCGAATCGGGCGGCTAGAAACGGGTCATCTGTCGGATGATCAATTGTGCCAATGTGCCGAAGCGGTCACCAATCGCTTGCGCACCTCGGATACGGCGACTCAGTGGGATCCCAGCACGTTCATGATTCTCCTGCCCAACACCCCCGAAATCAGTGCCAACAATGTCGCCAACGAAATCCGGAAAGCCCTCGAACATTTCAATTTTGGGCAAAATTTCCGGTTGACCGTGAGCATCGCCACCGTCGAACACGAATCGGGCGAAGATCCGATGAGTACCGTGAGCGCCCTCGAAAACAAACTTGCGAACACCGACGAATGA
- a CDS encoding DUF6502 family protein, with translation MLSPIVRVMLAHEITLPMAIELLKRVFVEVAERDFRLDNKASTDSRISLITGVHRKDVKRLRELPDVEANLPPKISLSAQVVATWITGAQWLDENGQPRPLSRLARGAGEASFEALVASISQDIRPRSVLDEWLRLGVVKINEADEVELLSNAFVPREGVEEKLAYYGHNLGDHAAAAADNVLTTSSPWFERSVHHSSLTEAQVEKLRIRAAKLGMQTLTQLHTLAAQPVDGNEQSPASPNSGPKKRFTCGVYFYSTDASETPTEK, from the coding sequence GTGCTGTCCCCCATTGTCCGCGTCATGCTGGCGCACGAGATTACGTTGCCGATGGCAATCGAGCTCCTCAAACGCGTCTTCGTCGAAGTGGCGGAACGCGATTTCCGGCTCGACAACAAGGCGTCCACCGACAGCCGGATCAGCCTGATCACCGGCGTGCACCGCAAGGACGTCAAACGTTTGCGCGAACTGCCCGATGTCGAAGCCAATTTGCCACCAAAAATATCGCTCAGCGCGCAAGTCGTCGCCACCTGGATTACCGGCGCCCAGTGGCTTGATGAAAACGGTCAGCCCCGTCCACTGTCTCGGCTCGCTCGCGGCGCCGGAGAGGCGTCGTTTGAAGCGCTGGTGGCCAGCATCAGCCAGGATATTCGTCCGCGCTCGGTACTCGACGAATGGTTGCGACTGGGTGTGGTCAAAATCAATGAAGCCGACGAAGTCGAACTGCTCAGCAACGCTTTTGTCCCCCGAGAGGGCGTCGAAGAAAAACTGGCGTATTACGGCCACAACCTCGGCGATCATGCAGCGGCCGCAGCAGACAACGTGCTGACGACGAGCAGTCCGTGGTTCGAGCGTAGCGTGCATCACAGCTCGCTGACCGAAGCCCAGGTCGAAAAATTGCGCATTCGCGCCGCCAAGCTTGGCATGCAAACCTTGACCCAGTTGCACACCCTGGCAGCTCAGCCAGTGGATGGCAACGAGCAGTCACCGGCCTCGCCAAATAGCGGGCCGAAGAAGCGATTCACCTGCGGCGTCTATTTTTACAGCACGGACGCCAGCGAAACACCCACGGAAAAATGA
- a CDS encoding NAD(P)-binding domain-containing protein, with protein sequence MISDLLYYLLPALLILIPAAFHLRAKKKVSAIHHAVLKEAQEAGLTEPPSLHPVVDLSICMGSGACVRACPEKALGVIKGKGVLINPTHCIGHGACAPACPVGAIKLVFGTEKRGMDIPQVDPDFQTNIPGIFIAGELGGMGLIRNAIRQGTHAVKTITGRPHGKADYDLVIIGAGPAGIAASLAAKEAGLNYVTVEQEDSLGGTTYHYPRNKLVMTAPMRLPLIGEIKVREISKEELMEIWQGILDKATPNIQFSERMEEITPVDGIFSVRTNKATYSTASVLLAIGRRGTPRKLGAKGEEQAKVVYRLIEAEQYRDKHVLVVGGGDSALEAALDIANEPGTHVTLSYRGKAFDRVKPKNRARLAEAIAENRIEQLLESTVREIGMDNIALKHGDDILERPNDAVIVCAGGELPTPMLKKMGVQVDTRYGE encoded by the coding sequence ATGATCTCCGATCTGCTCTACTACCTCCTGCCGGCACTGCTCATTCTGATTCCCGCCGCCTTTCACCTGCGCGCCAAAAAGAAGGTATCGGCAATCCACCATGCCGTGCTCAAGGAGGCCCAGGAAGCCGGCCTGACCGAACCGCCATCGCTACACCCCGTCGTCGACCTGTCGATCTGCATGGGCTCGGGTGCCTGCGTCAGGGCCTGCCCGGAAAAAGCACTGGGCGTCATCAAAGGCAAGGGCGTGCTGATCAATCCGACGCACTGCATCGGCCATGGCGCCTGCGCGCCAGCCTGCCCGGTCGGCGCCATCAAACTGGTCTTTGGTACCGAAAAGCGCGGCATGGACATTCCCCAGGTCGATCCGGACTTCCAGACCAACATCCCGGGCATTTTCATCGCCGGCGAACTGGGCGGCATGGGCCTGATCCGCAATGCCATCCGCCAGGGCACGCATGCCGTCAAGACGATCACCGGCCGGCCGCACGGCAAGGCTGACTACGACCTGGTGATCATCGGCGCCGGTCCGGCCGGCATTGCCGCCTCGCTGGCCGCCAAAGAAGCGGGGCTGAACTACGTCACCGTCGAACAGGAAGACTCGCTCGGTGGCACCACCTATCACTATCCGCGCAACAAACTGGTCATGACGGCCCCCATGCGCCTGCCGCTGATCGGCGAAATCAAGGTCCGCGAAATCAGCAAGGAAGAGCTCATGGAAATCTGGCAAGGCATCCTCGACAAGGCCACGCCCAACATCCAGTTCAGCGAACGCATGGAAGAAATCACCCCGGTCGATGGCATCTTTTCGGTCCGCACCAACAAGGCGACTTACTCGACGGCCAGCGTGCTGCTCGCCATCGGACGCCGCGGCACACCGAGAAAACTGGGCGCCAAGGGCGAAGAACAAGCCAAGGTCGTCTATCGACTGATCGAGGCGGAGCAATACCGGGACAAGCACGTTCTGGTCGTCGGTGGCGGCGACAGCGCCCTCGAGGCCGCCCTCGACATCGCCAACGAGCCCGGCACGCACGTCACACTGAGCTACCGCGGCAAGGCCTTCGACCGGGTCAAGCCGAAAAACCGGGCACGGCTGGCCGAGGCCATCGCCGAAAACAGGATTGAACAATTGCTCGAGAGCACGGTCCGGGAAATCGGCATGGACAACATCGCCCTCAAGCATGGCGATGACATCCTCGAACGTCCAAATGATGCGGTCATCGTTTGTGCCGGCGGCGAATTGCCGACACCGATGCTGAAAAAAATGGGCGTCCAGGTCGACACCCGTTACGGCGAATAG
- a CDS encoding isochorismate synthase: MIHTLRRCLSAPATLARLEALAAGAPASAPVSLRLSLGRAESDWLPLLPADAPYWYRARPDHHEYRLAIGHALHVTSAGPNRLAALDNAFAGFCRDWRRNGPAFAFAGFAFDAGNNAPLPNALLAIPAILLESVAGECSVTFSAPAGRLAQSAAEWPQWLATPAIASTPRQRPSRPETLAERAWIGRVNAALRDIEAGRVDKIVLARSRKIEADSPFSAASVLGQLLTQQPASLVYAHGNGQHSFVGATPERLVRLAGNRVDADALAGTSWPGSLALSETKNRHEQALVVQAVCAALAPFCATPPLAEPAQEHAAGQLLHLRSRVAATVRPGTTLFELVRALHPTPAIGGFPVAAAQAWLAAHNEQRSGWYSGAIGLLTAEGDGEFSVALRSALLAGNTAELQAGAGIVAGSDAAHELAETTAKLGTLLAALAPSIRPESDDSLRA, translated from the coding sequence ATGATCCACACCCTGCGCCGCTGCCTGAGCGCCCCGGCAACGCTGGCCCGGCTGGAAGCGCTGGCCGCCGGCGCCCCGGCCTCGGCGCCGGTCAGCCTGCGTCTCTCGCTCGGCCGCGCCGAGTCCGACTGGCTGCCGCTGCTGCCGGCCGACGCCCCCTACTGGTACCGTGCCCGCCCGGACCACCACGAATATCGTCTGGCCATCGGCCACGCTCTACACGTCACGAGCGCCGGCCCCAACCGGCTGGCCGCCCTCGACAACGCTTTCGCCGGCTTTTGCCGCGATTGGCGGCGCAACGGCCCGGCCTTCGCTTTCGCAGGTTTCGCCTTCGATGCCGGCAACAACGCGCCGCTGCCCAACGCCCTGCTCGCCATCCCGGCCATCCTGCTCGAATCGGTCGCTGGCGAATGTTCGGTGACGTTCAGCGCCCCAGCCGGCCGCCTTGCCCAGAGCGCCGCCGAATGGCCGCAATGGCTCGCTACGCCGGCCATCGCCAGCACCCCGCGCCAACGCCCGAGCCGCCCCGAAACGCTGGCCGAACGAGCCTGGATCGGCCGCGTCAACGCCGCGCTGCGCGACATCGAGGCCGGCCGGGTCGATAAAATCGTCCTCGCCCGCAGCCGGAAAATCGAGGCCGATAGCCCGTTTTCGGCGGCCTCGGTGCTCGGCCAACTGCTCACGCAACAACCGGCCAGCCTCGTCTATGCCCACGGCAACGGCCAGCACAGCTTCGTCGGCGCAACACCGGAGCGGCTGGTCCGCCTCGCCGGCAACCGCGTCGATGCCGATGCGCTGGCCGGCACCTCGTGGCCCGGCTCGCTGGCCCTGTCCGAAACCAAGAACCGCCACGAACAGGCTCTGGTCGTTCAGGCCGTCTGTGCGGCGCTAGCACCTTTCTGCGCCACGCCGCCGCTGGCCGAACCAGCCCAGGAACACGCGGCCGGCCAACTGCTCCATCTGCGCAGCCGGGTGGCCGCTACCGTCCGCCCGGGGACGACGCTGTTCGAACTGGTCCGCGCCTTGCATCCGACGCCGGCCATCGGCGGCTTTCCGGTCGCCGCCGCGCAGGCCTGGCTGGCCGCCCACAACGAGCAGCGCAGCGGCTGGTACAGCGGCGCTATCGGCCTGCTGACGGCGGAGGGCGACGGCGAGTTCTCGGTCGCCCTGCGTTCGGCCCTGCTCGCCGGGAACACGGCCGAATTGCAGGCCGGCGCCGGCATCGTCGCCGGTTCGGACGCCGCGCACGAACTGGCAGAAACCACCGCCAAGCTGGGCACCCTGCTCGCCGCACTGGCCCCGTCGATCAGGCCGGAATCCGACGACAGTCTTCGCGCCTGA
- a CDS encoding LiaI-LiaF-like domain-containing protein: MKGNFAAIALIAIGAIALAVNLDLFELDLVGLIKKWWPLVLIVLGVGLFFTPDDGGKRS, translated from the coding sequence ATGAAAGGCAACTTCGCAGCCATCGCCCTGATCGCCATCGGCGCCATCGCGCTGGCCGTCAATCTCGACCTGTTTGAGCTGGACTTGGTCGGGCTGATCAAGAAATGGTGGCCGCTGGTGCTGATCGTGCTCGGGGTTGGGCTATTCTTCACGCCGGATGACGGCGGGAAGCGCAGCTGA
- a CDS encoding TlpA family protein disulfide reductase encodes MRRKGWGFLSMKALVIGLCVMQFAGSAAAGTPGEIPVGALLPEAQLNALVGGAAKLSSFRGKPLLINVWASWCGPCRAEMGSIERLYQRYGSKGFNVVGISTDDDQAAAAKFVKISGVSFPNYIDRNLVLENMLGANRLPLTVLVDGEGRVIKKIAGSRAWDGPEAINLVTQAFRLKAQ; translated from the coding sequence ATGCGTCGGAAAGGTTGGGGATTTTTATCGATGAAGGCCCTGGTGATCGGCCTTTGTGTGATGCAGTTTGCCGGCAGTGCGGCGGCCGGGACGCCGGGCGAAATTCCTGTCGGCGCCTTGCTGCCCGAGGCTCAGCTCAATGCACTGGTCGGCGGCGCTGCGAAGTTATCGTCCTTTCGCGGCAAGCCTCTGCTGATCAACGTCTGGGCCAGCTGGTGCGGGCCCTGCCGGGCCGAGATGGGATCGATCGAACGCTTGTATCAGCGCTACGGCAGCAAGGGATTCAACGTTGTCGGCATTTCAACCGACGACGATCAGGCGGCCGCCGCCAAATTCGTCAAGATTTCCGGCGTCAGCTTCCCGAATTACATCGACCGCAATCTGGTTCTCGAAAACATGCTCGGTGCCAACCGCTTGCCGCTCACCGTGCTGGTCGACGGCGAAGGTCGGGTGATCAAGAAAATTGCCGGCTCGCGTGCCTGGGATGGCCCGGAAGCGATCAATCTGGTTACGCAGGCTTTTCGCCTGAAGGCGCAGTAA